The following are encoded in a window of Gimesia chilikensis genomic DNA:
- a CDS encoding enoyl-ACP reductase FabI — protein MGLFEGKKGLVFGIANDHSIAWAITEKLYDEGAEMAFTHLPDKDPERPRMERRLRKLVEPRGAEIMLPCDVTKEEDLDKVFDKIKAEYGQIDFLLHSIAYAPMDDLKGPVYNVSRDGFKLSMEISVYSLITIARRAREILKPGGSMLTLSYLGGEKVIPGYNVMGICKSALENTVMYLANELGPEGIRVNSLSAGPLKTLSSSAVGEFDVMMKLYSTMSPLRKNITPDDVGKAGMYLLSDLSSGVSGENHHVDSGYHIMGAPPIELQQMEG, from the coding sequence ATGGGGCTTTTTGAAGGTAAAAAAGGTCTTGTATTTGGCATTGCGAATGACCATTCCATCGCCTGGGCGATTACAGAGAAGCTGTATGATGAGGGAGCCGAGATGGCTTTCACACACCTTCCCGATAAAGACCCCGAGCGTCCCCGCATGGAGCGTCGGCTGAGGAAGCTGGTAGAGCCACGTGGGGCAGAGATCATGCTTCCCTGCGATGTGACCAAAGAAGAAGACCTGGACAAGGTGTTCGACAAGATTAAGGCTGAGTACGGACAAATTGATTTTCTGCTGCACTCAATCGCCTATGCTCCCATGGACGACCTCAAGGGACCGGTTTACAACGTCAGCCGGGATGGATTCAAGCTCTCGATGGAAATCAGCGTTTACAGCCTGATCACCATCGCCCGTCGTGCCCGTGAAATTCTCAAGCCGGGCGGCAGCATGCTCACGTTGAGCTACCTCGGCGGTGAGAAAGTGATTCCCGGTTACAACGTCATGGGAATCTGCAAGTCCGCACTGGAAAACACCGTAATGTATCTGGCCAACGAACTCGGCCCTGAAGGCATTCGCGTAAACAGCCTGAGTGCTGGCCCGCTGAAAACACTCAGCTCTTCAGCCGTGGGTGAGTTTGACGTGATGATGAAGCTCTATTCCACCATGTCACCCTTGCGGAAGAACATTACTCCGGATGACGTCGGCAAAGCAGGCATGTACCTGTTGAGCGACCTCTCGAGTGGTGTTTCCGGTGAGAATCACCATGTCGATTCGGGTTACCACATCATGGGGGCTCCGCCAATCGAATTACAGCAGATGGAAGGCTAA
- a CDS encoding flotillin family protein — protein MSISVLQLPTAQLLGVDLFSGSIVTAIVVIGIVLAGFAMALSRFYRKVGPEEALVRTGVGNLKVANGEGIFVIPILHRADQMDLSVKRIEIFRKGEAGLICRDNIRADIEVAFFVRVNNTSNDIRNVAQSLGCKRASSREALIELFDAKFSEALKTVGKHFDFVELYNERDKFKEEILKIIGTDLNGYILDDCAIDFLEQTPLEKLSPTNILDAEGIKKITDLTSREHVLANNITREKEKTIKKQDVEAQETILELERQRVEAVEKQKREIASLTAREEAEARQVEHQERLKAESARIRTDEELSIAEENKLRQIIVAQKNKERTDAVETERVEKDRLLEVTERERVVGIADIEKDKAIEVEKRNIQEVIRERVIVERAVVEEEERIKDTHEFATADRLKQVTVTKAEMEAQENLVKEVKAAEAQKSSAELLAEKMVIEAEAEKTATEKKSDAIKVMAEAKTADGAAEGLADAQVMIAKATATEKTGQAEANVMMAKAEATEKTGTAEANVMKLKFSSEANGIEEKANAMKLFDEVGRDHEEFKIKINKEKDIELAAITAQQEIAEAQAGIVGEALKSARIDIVGGETTFFDKIVDSIKSGKSIDRFVHNSETLTDIKNTFFNGNPDYFEDQLQTFISRFGMSFEDAKNLSIAALISQLLVQAESNEDRSTLNRLLATVKNLGISDQKVSSFMKAKVES, from the coding sequence ATGTCCATATCGGTACTTCAGTTACCCACAGCTCAACTGCTGGGGGTCGATTTATTCAGTGGGTCCATTGTCACCGCAATTGTCGTGATCGGGATCGTGCTGGCTGGTTTTGCGATGGCACTTTCCCGCTTCTATCGCAAGGTTGGACCGGAAGAGGCTCTGGTGCGAACCGGGGTCGGTAACCTCAAGGTCGCCAACGGGGAAGGGATCTTTGTAATTCCGATCCTGCACCGTGCCGACCAGATGGACCTCTCGGTCAAACGGATCGAAATTTTCCGTAAAGGGGAAGCAGGTCTGATCTGTCGGGATAATATCCGGGCGGATATCGAAGTGGCTTTCTTCGTGAGAGTCAACAATACTTCGAATGACATTCGCAACGTGGCGCAATCTCTGGGTTGTAAACGCGCTTCCAGCCGGGAAGCCCTGATCGAACTGTTTGATGCCAAGTTCTCGGAAGCTTTGAAGACGGTCGGTAAGCATTTTGACTTTGTGGAACTCTACAACGAGCGGGACAAGTTCAAGGAAGAGATTCTCAAGATCATCGGTACCGATTTGAACGGGTATATTCTGGATGACTGTGCAATCGACTTCCTGGAACAGACTCCGCTTGAGAAGTTGAGCCCGACCAACATTCTGGATGCGGAAGGGATCAAGAAGATCACCGACCTCACCTCTCGCGAGCACGTACTGGCCAACAATATTACGCGGGAAAAAGAAAAGACAATCAAGAAGCAGGACGTGGAAGCCCAGGAAACGATTCTGGAACTGGAACGTCAGCGGGTCGAAGCGGTTGAGAAACAGAAGCGGGAAATCGCATCGTTGACGGCTCGTGAAGAAGCCGAAGCTCGTCAGGTAGAACATCAAGAGCGTCTGAAAGCGGAATCCGCGCGGATTCGCACCGACGAAGAACTGTCGATCGCCGAAGAAAACAAACTCCGCCAGATCATTGTAGCTCAGAAGAACAAAGAACGGACCGACGCGGTCGAGACCGAACGGGTTGAAAAAGACCGCTTGCTCGAAGTCACGGAACGTGAACGGGTTGTCGGCATCGCTGATATCGAGAAAGATAAAGCGATCGAAGTTGAAAAACGGAACATTCAGGAAGTGATCCGCGAGCGGGTGATTGTCGAACGGGCCGTGGTCGAAGAAGAAGAACGCATCAAGGATACGCACGAATTCGCGACTGCCGACCGTTTGAAACAGGTCACCGTGACCAAAGCAGAAATGGAAGCCCAGGAAAACCTGGTCAAGGAAGTCAAAGCGGCCGAAGCACAGAAGTCATCTGCCGAATTGCTGGCCGAAAAAATGGTCATCGAAGCCGAAGCCGAAAAGACGGCAACCGAAAAGAAATCGGATGCGATCAAAGTCATGGCGGAAGCCAAAACGGCCGACGGTGCCGCAGAAGGTCTGGCCGATGCCCAGGTCATGATTGCCAAGGCAACCGCCACCGAGAAGACCGGTCAGGCCGAAGCCAACGTGATGATGGCCAAAGCCGAAGCGACCGAGAAGACCGGTACCGCGGAAGCCAACGTGATGAAGCTGAAGTTCAGCTCGGAAGCCAATGGTATCGAAGAGAAAGCCAATGCGATGAAGCTCTTTGACGAAGTGGGCCGCGATCACGAAGAATTCAAGATCAAAATCAACAAGGAAAAAGATATCGAACTGGCGGCGATTACGGCTCAGCAGGAAATCGCCGAAGCCCAGGCCGGTATTGTCGGCGAGGCTCTCAAGTCGGCCCGGATCGACATCGTGGGTGGCGAAACCACCTTCTTCGATAAGATTGTGGACTCGATCAAGAGTGGTAAATCCATCGATCGTTTCGTGCACAACAGTGAAACCCTGACGGATATCAAGAATACGTTCTTCAACGGAAATCCGGACTACTTTGAAGACCAGCTCCAGACCTTTATCTCCCGGTTTGGCATGTCCTTCGAAGATGCCAAGAACCTGTCGATTGCCGCTTTGATCTCACAGCTGCTCGTTCAGGCCGAGAGCAATGAAGACCGTTCGACACTGAACCGCCTGCTGGCGACCGTCAAAAATCTCGGAATCTCCGACCAGAAGGTTTCCTCCTTTATGAAAGCCAAGGTGGAATCGTAA
- a CDS encoding DNA repair ATPase: MADSENHTSETAADNADAIALESSTYEIIQNRLQSRGKELQSRLSQLNERRKEVFGSIETRLLGSDRITTEHNCVPRDMLAVGNRFLFGYNVRFGLKTEIQLSDVFSVYEFKDGTYHNLPLDLIQDPAFEKDFKDIYRYYKNATFAKFFVKGPYLYMLFKVGQGARDFKTFKWAFQEDQLVYVDNRSDHEVQYPPQQEFEWVRTHRDLHYSGAHPHISIDDRLFVETIGGDLTIKIENNTDTGEGIYAEPVDDPDQTLDDAEIFYALIGSLILLKIRPYKESKFRYFIYNEKLQQARRLDSIKDACILLPDDHGLVFSNGYYLQNGDSKTFETDLQDMLYQERIAAPNGEDFLYVFYQPEQGVHVLLQYNVIEQKLDTPMICHGFALFEGGELICFSGQGEPQKHHTIQLWKTPYVSESFEVPHKTDSYLNKIGNKDIVRGMAECHELLGLIYRRDAYENLYVDLVKQSTDVLDSYFWINHQDTYALGEVVLEIKKAAEAAVTEYEKVLQLRQNTRKKTAEVETQTRETLVAIDHRRFDQIDDFVQSLASLRSLRGDVISLRDLRYVDVTLVEQLEAKVSERTEKLAGRCVEFLLRKDALKPYADRISAASEKIKTVEKVADARKVEEEIEVSSGELEMLIDIVSNLKVEDTTQRTAIIDNISANFSRINQSRAALKNRIKDLMSVEGVAEFNAQIKLLNQGVVNYLDVSDSPEKCDDFLTKLMIQVEELEGRFAEFDEFVEQLTEKREEIYAAFESRKLAIVESRNKRANSLAKSAERILTGIRSRAEQLESINEINGYFASDLMIDKVRDIVRQLGELEDTVKVDDIQSRLKSIREDAVRQLKDKQELFVDGENIIRLGNRNFTVNRQALDLTTVMRDDVLQLHLTGTNFFSEIEDERLLATRDVWNQELVSENRDVYRVEYLAYTLLNSLDSDPETSLESVLKLTDEELLAFIQKFMGPRYSEGYVKGVHDQDALLLVKSLLKIKPALGLLRYQPAARSLSSLYWNYFCAPELKTLFESQLSGFGRIMQVFPQTGKQQYYISELQQQLTEFVQRLHCFEPALVPESAEYLFQELVHGNQFVVSQRAGELFQEFEKYLKHNNALERFQESLEATHANPLNWFLLARDWVGAYLDHLNSDEDRDYRDEIALLLLAGKLDRQRLIDARVTDQISGLSGSHARIQQGEYHLHYNRFMQRLNEFQQVKVPRFESYVTLKKEIVDEARHAMRLEEFRPRVLTSFVRNRLLDEVYLPVIGDNLAKQMGEAGEQKRTDRMGLLMLVSPPGYGKTTLMEYIANRLGIIFMKINGPALGHQVTSLDPASAPNAGAREEVKKLNLSLEMGDNVMIYLDDIQHCNPEFLQKFISLCDAQRKIEGVYEGETRTYDLRGRKVAVVMAGNPYTESGEKFQIPDMLSNRADIYNLGEVIGEHADAFEMSYLENCITSNPVLNPLSSRSQKDVYTIIQMAEDGTGERGDLEGNYSVEELNEMVSTMKKLIRVRDVILSVNREYIRSAAQSDEYRTEPAFKLQGSYRNMNRIAEKVFAVMNDRELETLIVSNYENDAQTLTSDTEANLLKFKELMGILKEAELQRWNEIKKSFRKNQQLKSVGGEDRMAQAILQLANVGEGLQDIREAMNAGIGRLTEEKTETNLDQYAREFAERFQNLSESLHAIQAALSSGTKDVTTLFEKSLQTRETQQAAAEKPAVEPDDRITVVNKIPRSLLNVLETQFDLMQGWMQPLLNSSQANQAEFQELKDLVKRCMKDYNALIKRVDDE; the protein is encoded by the coding sequence ATGGCGGATTCAGAAAATCATACATCCGAGACTGCAGCCGACAATGCGGATGCCATTGCGCTGGAGAGCAGTACGTATGAAATCATTCAGAACCGTCTGCAGAGTCGTGGTAAGGAACTGCAGTCCCGCCTGTCGCAACTGAATGAACGTCGCAAGGAAGTCTTTGGTTCGATTGAGACCCGGTTACTGGGCAGCGATCGGATTACGACCGAGCACAACTGTGTACCCCGCGATATGCTGGCAGTCGGGAACCGGTTTCTGTTTGGTTATAACGTGCGTTTCGGGCTGAAAACGGAAATCCAGCTGAGTGATGTGTTTTCGGTCTACGAATTCAAAGACGGAACTTATCACAACCTCCCCCTGGATCTGATTCAGGACCCGGCGTTCGAAAAAGATTTCAAGGACATCTACCGCTACTATAAGAATGCGACCTTTGCCAAGTTTTTCGTCAAAGGCCCGTATTTATATATGCTGTTCAAAGTGGGGCAGGGGGCCCGCGATTTTAAAACATTTAAATGGGCCTTCCAGGAAGATCAGCTGGTCTATGTGGATAACCGCAGCGATCACGAAGTGCAGTATCCACCCCAGCAGGAATTCGAGTGGGTGCGGACGCATCGTGATCTGCATTATTCGGGTGCGCATCCTCACATCTCGATCGATGACCGTCTGTTTGTTGAGACGATTGGCGGCGACCTGACCATCAAGATCGAGAACAACACCGATACCGGTGAGGGCATCTATGCGGAACCCGTGGATGACCCGGATCAGACGCTCGATGATGCCGAGATCTTCTATGCATTGATCGGCTCACTGATTCTGCTCAAGATTCGTCCTTACAAAGAATCGAAATTCCGTTACTTCATCTACAATGAAAAGCTGCAGCAGGCCCGGCGGCTGGATTCGATCAAGGATGCCTGTATTCTGCTGCCCGATGATCATGGCCTCGTGTTTTCCAACGGCTATTATCTCCAGAACGGGGATTCGAAGACGTTTGAAACCGACCTGCAGGACATGCTCTACCAGGAACGAATCGCGGCACCGAACGGGGAAGACTTCCTCTACGTCTTCTATCAGCCCGAGCAGGGTGTGCATGTGCTTCTGCAGTACAATGTGATCGAACAGAAACTTGATACCCCAATGATCTGTCATGGGTTTGCGCTGTTCGAAGGGGGCGAGCTGATCTGTTTCTCGGGGCAGGGAGAACCACAGAAACATCACACGATTCAGCTCTGGAAAACGCCTTACGTCAGCGAATCGTTTGAGGTTCCCCACAAGACCGATTCCTATCTCAATAAAATCGGTAATAAGGACATTGTCCGCGGGATGGCAGAGTGCCATGAACTCCTGGGACTGATTTACCGCAGAGACGCTTACGAAAATCTGTATGTCGATCTGGTGAAACAGTCAACGGATGTGCTGGATTCCTATTTCTGGATCAATCATCAGGATACGTATGCCCTGGGTGAAGTGGTCCTGGAGATCAAGAAAGCGGCGGAAGCTGCGGTCACCGAGTATGAAAAGGTTCTGCAGCTCAGGCAGAATACCAGGAAGAAGACCGCTGAAGTCGAAACGCAGACCCGCGAAACCCTGGTTGCCATCGATCATCGCCGGTTCGATCAGATCGATGATTTCGTACAGAGCCTCGCCAGCCTGCGGAGTCTGCGGGGGGATGTCATCTCCCTGCGAGATTTGCGGTATGTGGATGTGACACTGGTCGAACAGCTGGAAGCCAAAGTCAGCGAACGGACCGAAAAACTGGCCGGACGCTGTGTCGAGTTCCTGCTGCGGAAAGATGCCCTCAAACCGTACGCAGACCGGATCTCTGCGGCCTCCGAGAAGATCAAAACAGTCGAGAAAGTCGCCGACGCACGGAAGGTGGAAGAGGAGATCGAAGTCAGTTCTGGTGAACTGGAGATGCTGATCGATATTGTCAGCAATCTGAAAGTGGAAGATACCACGCAGCGGACGGCGATTATCGACAATATCTCCGCCAATTTCTCCCGCATCAATCAGAGCCGGGCGGCGCTGAAGAATCGCATCAAGGATCTGATGTCGGTCGAAGGTGTCGCGGAGTTCAATGCCCAGATCAAGCTGCTGAACCAGGGAGTCGTGAACTACCTGGATGTCAGTGATTCCCCCGAGAAGTGTGATGACTTCCTGACGAAACTGATGATTCAGGTCGAAGAGCTGGAAGGCCGGTTCGCTGAATTCGATGAGTTCGTCGAGCAGTTGACGGAGAAGCGGGAAGAGATCTACGCGGCGTTTGAATCGCGCAAACTGGCGATTGTGGAAAGCCGAAATAAACGGGCCAATTCGCTGGCGAAATCGGCCGAACGGATTCTGACCGGCATTCGCAGTCGGGCCGAGCAGCTCGAATCGATCAACGAGATCAACGGTTACTTTGCCTCGGATCTGATGATCGACAAAGTGCGGGATATCGTACGGCAACTGGGTGAGCTGGAAGACACCGTCAAGGTGGACGATATCCAGAGCCGATTGAAGAGTATTCGCGAAGACGCGGTCCGGCAGTTGAAAGACAAGCAGGAACTGTTCGTTGATGGCGAAAATATCATCCGGCTGGGAAATCGTAATTTTACCGTCAATCGTCAGGCTCTGGATCTGACCACGGTCATGCGGGACGATGTGCTGCAACTGCATCTGACGGGAACCAATTTCTTTTCTGAAATTGAAGACGAACGGCTGCTGGCGACCCGCGATGTCTGGAACCAGGAACTGGTCTCCGAAAACCGGGACGTCTATCGCGTTGAATACCTGGCCTATACGCTGTTGAATTCGCTGGATTCCGATCCGGAAACATCGCTGGAATCGGTGCTGAAACTGACCGATGAAGAACTGCTGGCATTCATTCAGAAGTTTATGGGCCCTCGCTACAGCGAAGGCTATGTAAAGGGAGTGCACGATCAGGATGCACTGCTGCTCGTGAAGTCGTTGCTCAAGATTAAGCCGGCCCTGGGACTGTTGCGGTATCAGCCTGCGGCCCGATCCCTGTCCAGTCTCTATTGGAATTACTTCTGTGCCCCGGAACTGAAAACGCTGTTTGAATCGCAGCTCTCTGGTTTCGGTCGCATTATGCAAGTCTTCCCACAGACCGGAAAACAGCAGTACTATATCAGCGAACTTCAACAACAGCTGACTGAATTCGTACAACGGCTGCATTGTTTCGAGCCGGCGCTGGTTCCCGAATCTGCAGAGTACCTGTTCCAGGAACTCGTGCACGGCAATCAATTCGTGGTCAGTCAGCGGGCGGGAGAGCTGTTCCAGGAATTTGAGAAGTATTTAAAACACAATAACGCACTGGAACGATTCCAGGAGAGTCTCGAAGCGACTCATGCCAATCCGTTGAACTGGTTTTTGCTGGCCCGGGACTGGGTGGGCGCCTACCTGGATCATCTGAATTCCGATGAAGACCGAGATTACCGGGATGAAATTGCCTTACTGCTGCTGGCGGGCAAACTGGATCGTCAGCGACTGATCGATGCCCGCGTGACCGATCAGATCAGCGGGCTCTCGGGTTCGCATGCCCGGATTCAGCAGGGCGAATATCACCTGCACTATAACCGGTTCATGCAGCGGTTGAATGAATTCCAGCAGGTGAAAGTGCCCCGCTTCGAATCTTACGTCACGCTCAAGAAAGAAATCGTCGACGAAGCCCGGCATGCGATGCGACTCGAAGAGTTTCGTCCGCGGGTGTTGACTTCGTTTGTCCGGAACCGTCTCCTGGATGAAGTTTATCTGCCTGTGATTGGCGATAACCTTGCCAAGCAGATGGGGGAAGCGGGCGAACAGAAGCGAACCGACCGTATGGGACTGCTGATGCTGGTGTCTCCGCCGGGCTATGGTAAAACCACGCTGATGGAATACATCGCCAATCGCCTGGGGATCATCTTCATGAAGATCAACGGGCCGGCCCTGGGACACCAGGTGACCTCGCTCGATCCCGCATCCGCACCGAATGCGGGGGCCCGGGAAGAGGTGAAGAAGCTGAACCTGTCGCTGGAAATGGGCGACAACGTGATGATCTACCTGGACGACATTCAGCACTGTAATCCCGAATTCCTGCAGAAGTTCATTTCTCTGTGTGACGCCCAGCGGAAGATCGAAGGGGTCTACGAAGGGGAGACTCGGACCTACGACCTGCGGGGACGCAAAGTAGCGGTCGTCATGGCTGGGAACCCGTATACCGAGAGTGGGGAAAAGTTCCAGATCCCCGACATGCTTTCAAACCGTGCCGACATTTATAACCTGGGTGAAGTGATTGGCGAGCACGCGGATGCGTTCGAAATGAGTTACCTGGAAAACTGCATCACCTCGAATCCGGTTTTGAATCCGCTCTCGTCACGCAGTCAGAAAGACGTTTATACGATCATTCAGATGGCCGAAGATGGAACCGGCGAACGGGGCGATCTGGAAGGCAACTATTCCGTCGAAGAACTGAACGAGATGGTTTCCACGATGAAGAAACTGATTCGGGTTCGCGACGTGATTTTGAGTGTGAACCGCGAATACATCCGTTCTGCGGCCCAGTCAGACGAATACCGGACCGAACCGGCGTTCAAACTGCAGGGGTCCTACCGTAACATGAACCGCATCGCCGAGAAGGTATTTGCGGTGATGAATGACAGGGAACTGGAAACGCTGATTGTTTCCAATTATGAAAACGATGCCCAGACCCTGACCTCGGATACCGAAGCCAACCTGTTGAAGTTCAAGGAACTGATGGGCATCCTGAAGGAAGCCGAGCTGCAGCGCTGGAACGAAATCAAAAAATCATTCCGCAAAAATCAGCAGTTAAAGAGTGTGGGCGGTGAAGATCGCATGGCGCAGGCCATTCTGCAACTGGCGAATGTGGGCGAAGGACTGCAGGACATCCGCGAAGCCATGAACGCCGGCATCGGCAGACTGACAGAAGAGAAAACAGAGACCAACCTGGATCAATATGCCCGCGAATTCGCGGAGCGGTTCCAGAATCTTTCTGAGAGCCTGCACGCGATTCAGGCAGCTCTGAGCTCGGGGACGAAAGATGTGACGACACTGTTTGAGAAGTCACTGCAGACTCGTGAAACGCAGCAGGCGGCTGCTGAGAAACCGGCTGTGGAACCCGACGACCGGATTACCGTGGTCAACAAGATTCCCCGCTCACTGTTGAATGTGCTGGAAACGCAGTTCGACCTGATGCAGGGCTGGATGCAGCCTCTGCTCAATTCTTCGCAGGCCAACCAGGCCGAGTTTCAGGAACTCAAGGATCTGGTGAAACGCTGCATGAAAGACTACAACGCGCTGATTAAACGCGTGGACGACGAGTAA
- a CDS encoding DUF1501 domain-containing protein, whose amino-acid sequence MSFRQSQTGCSEFRKSLHLQRRDFLKAGGLGLTGLTLAGLLQHEAHAGPAAKTENSVIILWMRGGPSQHETWDPKPLAPADYRGAFGAIKTSVPGIEIVDLMPRCASIMDKWSIIRSLHHTNAGHSAGDQILFTGYPPGTDPTTNVHPSCGAVVSEQLGHLTPELPPYVMIPRQVPGTDSAYLGVAHKPFETLADPANAGPFTLQNFSLVEGMSQNRFSRRKDLLKGFDQFRTDLDRSGQLDAINEFQQQAFRILSSDKARKAFDLDAERDSTRDRYGFTARYDPMDPRRCSASAFSQRLLLGRRLVEAGVRLVTVDCRWWDTHVEGFDSMKNGFLPRWDQAYSALIEDLDQRGLLESTLVVAWGEFGRTPRVNKNSGRDHYPNVFSAAIAGGPVKGGRVVGSSDSKGAFPKDNPKTPQDVLATIYQHLGVNTEKHYLDHSGRPIVTLPFGEQLHELS is encoded by the coding sequence ATGAGTTTTCGCCAATCCCAGACAGGCTGCTCAGAGTTCCGGAAGTCTTTGCATCTGCAGAGACGTGATTTTCTCAAAGCCGGCGGACTCGGGCTGACCGGATTGACACTCGCAGGACTACTGCAACACGAAGCACACGCCGGCCCTGCAGCGAAGACAGAGAACTCGGTCATCATTCTCTGGATGCGGGGTGGTCCTTCACAACACGAGACCTGGGACCCCAAACCACTGGCTCCCGCCGACTACCGTGGTGCTTTCGGCGCGATTAAAACCTCGGTTCCCGGCATTGAGATTGTCGACCTGATGCCCCGCTGTGCCAGCATCATGGACAAGTGGTCGATCATCCGCAGCCTGCACCACACCAACGCCGGACATTCCGCCGGTGACCAGATCCTGTTTACCGGCTATCCCCCCGGAACGGATCCCACCACCAACGTCCATCCCAGCTGTGGCGCCGTGGTCTCAGAACAACTGGGGCACCTGACTCCTGAGCTCCCTCCCTATGTCATGATTCCCCGCCAGGTGCCGGGCACCGATTCCGCCTACCTGGGCGTCGCACACAAACCCTTCGAAACCCTGGCCGATCCTGCTAACGCAGGTCCTTTCACCCTGCAAAACTTCTCGCTGGTCGAAGGCATGAGTCAAAATCGATTTTCCCGCCGCAAGGATTTACTGAAAGGGTTCGACCAGTTCCGCACCGACCTGGACCGCTCCGGTCAACTGGATGCGATCAACGAATTCCAACAACAGGCGTTCCGCATCCTGAGTTCCGACAAAGCCCGCAAGGCCTTTGACCTGGACGCAGAACGGGACAGCACCCGCGACCGCTATGGCTTCACAGCCCGATACGATCCGATGGACCCCCGGCGTTGCAGTGCGAGTGCCTTCTCTCAACGGCTCCTGCTGGGACGCCGTCTGGTGGAAGCCGGAGTGCGACTGGTCACTGTCGACTGCCGCTGGTGGGACACGCACGTTGAAGGTTTTGACTCGATGAAGAACGGCTTCCTCCCCCGCTGGGATCAGGCCTATTCGGCGTTGATCGAAGACCTCGATCAGCGGGGCCTGCTGGAATCGACACTCGTCGTCGCCTGGGGCGAATTCGGACGCACCCCGCGGGTCAATAAGAATTCAGGCCGCGACCATTATCCGAATGTGTTCAGCGCCGCGATTGCCGGAGGCCCCGTCAAAGGGGGACGCGTCGTCGGCTCTTCCGATTCCAAAGGGGCTTTCCCCAAGGACAACCCGAAAACACCCCAGGACGTCCTCGCCACGATCTACCAGCACCTGGGGGTCAACACCGAGAAACACTACCTGGATCACTCCGGACGCCCGATTGTAACGCTCCCCTTCGGAGAGCAGTTACACGAGCTGTCATGA